In Acidobacteriota bacterium, the sequence ACCGCGATAGAGGCAGAAGTAGTTGATGATCAGGGTCAGGGCCAGGAAGCCGAGCGCCGTCAGGATGGACGGGAAATCGGCGCTGGCCTCCACGCCCTGGAAACCGCGGAGGAACTCCCCCATGGCCGCGCGGTCGGTCTTGCCGGCGTAGCGGCCGGTCAGAGAAAACCAGGAAAACGCCATGCACCACGACTCGACGAACACGTAGTAGACGAGGATGGTGAACGGGGTCATGATTCCCAGGAAGCCGAGGTACTTGGCGGCCGGGTGCTTCCACATCGCGGCGAACATGCCGGGCGTGGTGCCGTGGCCGCGGACGCCGCCGTGGCGGCCGATGGTCCATTCCACCCACATCATCGGGATGCCCAGCAGCAGCAGGGCCAGAAAGTAGGGGATCATGAAGGCGCCGCCGCCGTTGCCGGCAGCCTGGACCGGAAACCGCAGGAAATTGCCGAGCCCGACGGCGTTGCCGGCCATGGCTAGAATCAGTCCCACCCGGCTGGCCCACCGGTCACGGCCGGGCTCGTCACCGGCGGCGAATCCGCGCTTGCCCCCGAACAGCACGCGAGAGAAGCAGTACACCACCAGCGCAATGATCGCTCCCCACCCCAGGGTCAGGAACACCCACCCGGCCGTGGTCAGTCCTTGGGCCATGATCCGTCGCCTCCGTGTGGGAATCGTGCGGCGCGGGCCGCTAGAAGTGGTAAATCAGCTTGTTGTTCTCTTCCGCCAGTTTGTTCTGGACGAACAGGGCGTCGATCAGCGTGTTGATCGTCGCCTCGGATTCCTTCTTCTGGAACAGGCCGTGGATGTGCTGATGCAGGGTCTTCCGGGTGCGGGGGCGCCGGTTCTTGTGGATCTTCGACAGGTTTTCCATCACTTTGTCCACCAACTCGTTGCTGAGGGTGAGCAGCTCGCCCCGCTTGGACAGCTCCAGGATGCTGTTGATGCGGCGGCAGGCGATGTGGTGCCGTTTCACGTAGCGGACAAGTGGATCGAATCCCGTGTCCTTGGACAGGATGATGAAGGACGCCGAGCGCTGGGCGGCGGCGCTGAGCCGGCCCAGGTAGAACGCAATGTGGAAGTCCAGGGCGTTCTTGCCGGTGCCGTCGATCTTGACCCACTCGATGGAACCCCCGAATTCCTGGGCCGACCGGACCAGGTCGAAGGGGATCTTCTGCTGGCTCTCGCCCACGAAGATCTTGATCTCCACGTCGCTGTCTTTCAGCGTCGGGAGATCGATGGTCTGGATGTTCTCGAAATCGATGAATAGAACGGTTTTAGCCATGTCCCGAATCATATCATCAACGCAGGCAAATGGCGAGACGAGTCTAAGGGCCGCCAACGATTGCCCCGCCGGGTGCGTGCGGCCTGCAGAACCGGGATTATTTCTGTTTTTCGGCCAGCACCTGGCGGACGGTCGTGACCAGGACTTCCGGCGAGACCGGCTTCTCGAGAAAATGGCTCACAGGCAGCCACTTTTTGTCCTCTTCGCGGGAGAATTCCCATTTGTCGCTCATATAGTCGCGCACGCACGTGAGCATGATCACCGGTACGTTGGGGAACTTGATGGCAATGTCGCGGGAGAGGTCGAAGCCGGAATCGAAGTCCTCCATCATGCAGTCCAGCAGCATCACGTCCGGCGTAGTCTGATGCAGCGCATCCCAGGCTTGCTTGGCGGAGAATGCCGGCGTGACCGTGAAACCCTCGGCTTCCAAGACCATGGTTGTGGCGTCGACGAAATCACGGTCATCGTCGACCAGCAGAATGTTGGCCATCAAGTCCCTCCAGCGATCGATGTTTGCGGATATTTTAGCAGAACACGACGCGTCTGGCAATTTTGACGTGCAGGCCGGCTGAACGGCCGTCGCCCCCGCCGACCGTCAGACAGGCGGGCGGTCGAAGAAGGGATTCTTGGCCGTCGCCGAGAGCGGGATGCCGTAGATGACGGCCGCGTCGGGTCCCAGCCAGCCCAGCTCCTTGACCGCCTGGCCGATGGTGTACATGACCCGGGAGTCCACCCGGTGGTCGGCGGCCACGCCCACGGCGGAACCCACCGCGATTCCCAGATCGCCGATGTTGAACACGCATGGCACGTCCGGATGCTCCGCCTTCGACTCGCAGTTGGGGAATCCGCACATGCCACAAATCTTCAGACCGAGCGGGGCGATCCGGGTGCCCAGCAGCACGACGGCGTCGGCGTGGGCGAGATTGCCCGCGTCCCGCTCGAAAAAAGCCACGCCACCGCGCCGGCCGATGGTCCGCATCGTCTCGGCCAGCACGGCGATCTCGTCGCCGTCCACCACCGCGGCAACCAGGTTGTCGACGCCACGGCCTTTGGGAGCGGTTCGGGCAGCCACCAGCATGGCCCGCGCCGTCTCGAGCACGCGGGTCCGATGGATCGAGTCGTACGTGTACAGAGCCATCAGCCCTCCTTGCGGTGTCCGGATCCGGATGTCACAGGCGCGGCGGCGAATCCGTCACGGCTGTGGCGGTTTCGGCCGGGAGTAGTATGCCTGCCGTAACGCCTCGACAAGGCGGCGGTCCACCAATCCGCGGGCGTTCCCTTCGTAAACCAGGCCGCGGGCCTGGCGGAACGCATCCACGGCGTCCATGGCGTCGCCGTCGTAGAGCGCGAAAGCAGATTCAAACGCATCGCGGCGGGCGCGGAATGCAGCCAGTCGATCCGCGTATGCCTTCGGGTCGCTGGTCCGGAGCGACTCGGGGATGTCGTACTGCGGCGGATCGGGGAAGGCGGCTAGGTCCTGGCGCCAATACCCGAGCGCGTGGAGCATCCGCTTGAGTTCGATGACGTCACTGCCCCGGATTTCAGAAAACTCCCGCCAGCCGAGGCGGCCGGATGTTCGATAATAGATCCGCTTGAGCTCCTGGACCGGCTCGGGGTGCTCGCCCACCTCGATGGCCAGGCTGATGTGGTCGCCGCCCCGGCCGGGGTGGTTCGGGTCGGCCACCTTGACCGCAGCCGACTGAAACAATCCCCATCGCTTGTCGCCGCCCCGGGCCTGACCGGCCTCCAGGGCCAGGATCAAGCGCTCCGCCAGCGGCATGCCGGTCCCCTCGGTCTGTTCGAAAGAGTCGGCCACCGCAGCCACCACCTCGGGTCCCACCATGATGTTGGCCTGAACGGTGTAGTTTTTTCCCTGTCGGTCGCCGGCCCAGGCGCCGCAGGCAGCGCCGGTGAACGCGGCCGCCTCGCCTTTCATGTTGATGAGGCCGAGTTGCCGCCGGTCGGCGCCCGCGTCATCCGCCAGCAGCCGCCGGATCGCCTCAGCGGGCGGGACGCCGTCTTTGAGCAGGTCCAGCCCGCGGCGGCCGTACTCCACGACCGTCCACGACTGGGTGGCTGCGGCTCCGACTCCGGCCTCGACCCACGGCACCGCCCGGCCCACGAAGGGGACTCGGGTGGTCACGGCGGCGCCGCTCTCGCCGGTGATTGGGTCAATGGCACAGATCGAAAAGGTGGCGAACAAGGTTTCATCTGCGGGACATGCCGGCGTCGGCAAGGCGGTGCACAGGCCCATCAGTGCGGCCCATGCAGCGCCCAAAATCAGACTGCGCGGGATCATGCGGCCTCCTTGGACGGATCTCGTCTCTACCATACCCCGGCGGCGGTTTCCCGGCAAGGGCAAACCACAGGCGGCGCGCACAGCGGCAGGTTTCGCCGGCGAGTCCCTTGGGTTACAATCAGCAGGACAGCCGCCGGCGGATGGGGTGCGAGTCCATCGACGGCCAGGATCTGCAGGAGGTGCGACCGTGCGCATGTCGGAGATGTTGGCCCGGCCGGCCAAGGAGGCACCCAGGGGAGCGACCCTGGTGTCGCACCGACTGCTGGTGCAGGGTGGTTTCGTGCGCGAGACGGCACCCGGGCTGTTCGCCGCGCTGCCTCTGGGGCTGCAAGTGTTGGCCCGGGCTGAGGCCTTGGCCCGGGCGGCCGCGGCGGGCCACGCGATGACGGAGCTGGAATTGCCGGCGCTGCAGGATGCGGCAAATGCAGCGGCGGATGGCGAAGGTTTCGCCGTCAACGATCGCCGGGGGGCCGCACTGCGTCTGGGCGGTGATCCGGCGGCGGCGCTGCTCCGGCTAGCGGCCCGGGAGATCAATTCCTACAAGCAGCTTCCCCGGAGGTTCTTCCAGATCGGCACCCGTTTCCGGGACGGCCGCCGCGCCCGGTCCGGCCTGTTTGAGGCGCGGGAGAGTCGGGTGTTTCGGACCTGGGGATTGGCGCTGGAGCCGGACCACCTGCACGAGACAGCCGGTGCGTATCGGTCTCTGGCGGCGGACGTGGCGTACGCCGCCGGCGTGGACGGCCGCTGGATCGAGGATGGACCGGGGACCGCCGTCTGGATCGTCAGCCTGTCCGAGGGGCCGGAGCGGATCCTGAGCTGCCCGGTCTGCGGCTACGCCGCGCGGGCCGAGACGGCCGAGTCCCGGCTGTCGCACCCGCTGCAGGACGCCGCATGGCGGCCCATGGAGATGGTCTGCGGGCCGGGGCTGATTCAGCCGGCGCCGCTGGCCGAGTTCCTGGGTCTTCCCGTCTGGCTGACAACCAAGTTGCTCCTGTTCCTGACTGACGGCCGGCCGGTGGCGGTGATGGTGCGAGGCGATTGCGACGTGAGCGAGGCGAAGGTCCGGCGTCGGCTGGGGGGCGGTCCGCTGGAACTGGCTCCGCCGGAGACGGTCCGGGCGCTCACCGGCGCCGAGGTGGGCTATGCCGGCCCTATCGGTCTTCCGGCCGACGTGCTGATCCTGGCGGATGCGCAGATCCGGGATCGTGTCAACTTCGAGTGCGGTGCCAATCGCACCGACCATCATCTCATCAACGTCAATTTCGATCGCGACCTGCCGCCGCCGGAATTCGGTGACTATGCCGCGGCGGCGGCGGGGCATGGGTGCCCGCGCTGTGACGGGGGCCGGCTCGCGGACGGTGCCGCGGCGGTGATCGCCCGGGTGACGGGTTCGGACCCGACGCAGGCGGGTCCGGACGGGCCGACGTGCCTGGACCAGGAAGGGAAATCCCGATCCGTCGGATGGGTCCAACTGGTGTTGGACCTCACCGCGCTCGTTGCCGCCGCGGTGGAGCAGCACCATGCCGCCGCCGGCATCGCCTGGCCCCACGCGCTGGCGCCGGCTGCGGTGCATTTGGTGGCGCTCAACCAGGAGGACGCCGAGGTGGCGCGCGCCGCGGAAGCGCTGTATGCCGCGCTGCAGACGGACGGGATCCCGGTGCTGTTCGACGACCGCGACGCCCGCGCCGGCGACAAGTTCGCCGGCGCCGACCTGCTGGGGTTGCCGGTGGTCCTGACCTTGAGCCGGCGCACCCACTCGGCGGGCGAGCTGGAACTTCAGCTTCGCGGCGGTGAGCGCGAAACGCTCGCCCGCGAGACGGCGATGGCCCGGCTGCGAACGTACTTCGGGGCCTGAGCGACGCTGCGGGCGGCCGGCGAAGAAAATCACCAAAGAAGCTGGTGATTTTGAAACGTCTGACAGATAATTGACTCTATGTGTGGGACCGAATCTATCGGGAGGAACATTCATGCGTGGAAAGTTGATTATCGTGACGGGTCTGATTGCCGCTCTCACTCTGGCGCTGACCGCCGCCGGTTTCTGGGAGAAGAAGCCGTATACCCAGTGGTCGGAGAAGGATGCGCGCAAGATGTTGGAGAAATCCCCCTGGTGTTACGAGTTCAACTGGGGGCGGCAGAGCAATATCGGTTCGGACGTGACTGGACCATCGGTGGGTTCGGTGCCCAGCCCGACCAGCACCCCGGCCGATGACACCCGGGTCGCCACCGACGCCGAACGGGAATTCATCACCATCGTGCGGGTCATGCTGTTTTCCGCCCGGCCCATCCGCCAGGCGTACGCCACCCTCATTGCCAAGGGCGACAAGACCCGTCTGGAAAAACTGAAGGATTTCGCCGAGCGCGACTTCGGCGACGAGATCGTCATCGCCTGGGTGATCGACTCCAAGCCGAAAGGCGCGACGTCGGTCTTCGACCTGGACCGCCAGCTCCGCGCCCTGGCGGTGGGCGAATTGGCCAATGACACTTATATCGCCAGCAGCAGCGGCAAGAAGGTCTTCATCAAGGATTACATCCCGCCGACGAATGACGGCACCGGCGCCAAGTTCGTCTTCCCGCGGACAATGCCCGACGGCACGCCGTTCCTCACCGCCGCCGACAAGAGCTTCCGCTTCCAGACACGGAAGTTCAAGATGAAGGATGACGCGGTGGCGGTGGATGCCACTTTCAAGGTGGAAAACCTCCAGCTGGCCGGCCAGCTGGAGTATTGAACCCCGGCAGGCGTCAGCCGATCGCATTCGAGCAGCCAGCGCCGTCGGCATCGGGCAAGCGTCCCGGCGCCGATGGCGCTTTGTTTTTCCGATCGGTTGCGACGCCTCAGGCGGCAAAATGCGGTTTCTTGAATCCGCGCGTCACCGGCGGGCGTATAATGCATCTTGACCATTGGTGGGAATCGCGCTGATCGATTCAATTGCTGAAAGGAGGAACAAGCATCATGCGCCCGAGACTCTTCATGGGGATGATCGGACTCATCGCCTTGACCGCCGCAACGCTGTCGGCCGCGGACTACTGGGAGAAGAAACCATACGCGAAGTGGTCCGAGAAAGAAGCCCGCAAGATGATCATGCAGTCGCCGTGGTGCGTCGAGTTCAGCTGGAGCAGCACCGGCTCAGGCGGTGACAGCCTCACCCAGGACGCGACGACCTATGAGCCGTCCTCGCCGGTGGGAACGGCTACGAGCCGGGGTGCCACCGACACCGTGGGCGGCGAGCGGGAGATCCTCACCATCGTCCGGGTCATGCTGTTCTCGTCGCGGCCCGTCCGCTCGGCGGTCGCCGTGCTCGCCGCGAAGGGGGATACCGGCCGGATTGCGCGGCTGAAGGATTTCGCCGAGCGCGACTTCGGCGACGAGATCGTTGTCGCCTGGGTACTGGACTCCAAGCCCAAGGGAGCCACCTCGGTCGCCGATCTGGACCGCCAGCTCCGCGCCTTGGCGGTGGGTGAACTGGCCAGCGAGACCTTTTTGGCCACCAGCAGCGGGAGAAAGGTGTTCATCAAGGACTACATCCCGCCCACGCCGGACGGCACGGGCGCCAAGTTTGTCTTCCCGCGCTTCCTGCCGGACGGCACGCCCCTGATCACCGCTGCGGACAAGACCCTGCGCTTCCAGACGAAGAAGTTCCAGATGCGCGATGACGACATCTCCGTGGATGCCACGTTCAAACTGGACAAGATGATCTTTAACGGCCAGTTGGACTACTGAGCCGATCACGCAGACTGCTGATTGTTGTCGGAAATCCGGCGGCCGGCTGAGACTCTAGAGCCGACCGCCGGTTGTTTTGTGGACCGCTACATTTTCTCCAACAGCCGTTCCACCTCTTTGAACACGATGGAACCAGCCTGTTCCAATTCCGGCCTGAGGACCGCCCGGGCGTATTGAACGGCGCGCGCTGCGTCATCGGCCAGAACGCCGAGGAGGTAAGCCACCTTGCCTTTCAGCCCGTGGATCGTGTTGAACACGACCTCGCTGTGGAAGAGCAGGGGACGCGCACACAGCATGTCCACTTCGTTGGACCGCAGGAGCATGTCCGTCCGTAGGCGTTCCACCGCGTCGGCCGGGGGATTCCGCTGGGCGATGACGGGTTGCAGCACCACCCGGACGGCCTGCAGCACTTCTTGGGTCCGGCGGAGATGCCGCAGGCATTCCGCTCGGTGCAGGCTGAATTCCCGCTCGTCGGCCGGCGGCGGCTCTTTGGCTTCCTGCTGGCCGTCCAACTTGAAAATGGCGCGCAGGTGCTGGGTGGTCAGCGGGCGATCTCCGAACATGGCGTGCAGGCTGGACAGCACCATCCGCAGTTCGCGCGCGTTGCCCGGCCAGGCATAGCTCCGCAGCTCGTTCAGGATGTCGTCCGGCAGGGTGGACGACGGGTTGCGGGTGACGCGCTGCCAGAAGTGCTGGGCCAGCCGGGGGACGTCGTCGAGATGGCGCCGCAGAGCGGGCGTGCGGATGAGCATGCCCCGGAGACGGTAGTACAGGTCTTCCCGGAATTCACCGCGCTGGACCATGCTGAACAGGTCGCGGTTGGTCGCCGCCAGCACGCGGACATCCAACTGGACAGGCTCCCGGGCCCCCAGAGGCAGAATGGCCTTGTCGTCCAGCACCCGCAGGATCTTGGCCTGGTGTGGCAGGGGGAGTTCGGCGACCTCGTCCAGGAAGATAGTGCCGTGATTGGCCGCCTCCCATAGGCCGATGCGGTCGGCTTGGGCGTCCGTAAACGCGCCCTTCTTGTACCCGAAGAACTCGGACT encodes:
- a CDS encoding response regulator yields the protein MANILLVDDDRDFVDATTMVLEAEGFTVTPAFSAKQAWDALHQTTPDVMLLDCMMEDFDSGFDLSRDIAIKFPNVPVIMLTCVRDYMSDKWEFSREEDKKWLPVSHFLEKPVSPEVLVTTVRQVLAEKQK
- a CDS encoding ferredoxin produces the protein MALYTYDSIHRTRVLETARAMLVAARTAPKGRGVDNLVAAVVDGDEIAVLAETMRTIGRRGGVAFFERDAGNLAHADAVVLLGTRIAPLGLKICGMCGFPNCESKAEHPDVPCVFNIGDLGIAVGSAVGVAADHRVDSRVMYTIGQAVKELGWLGPDAAVIYGIPLSATAKNPFFDRPPV
- a CDS encoding DUF1028 domain-containing protein, which produces MIPRSLILGAAWAALMGLCTALPTPACPADETLFATFSICAIDPITGESGAAVTTRVPFVGRAVPWVEAGVGAAATQSWTVVEYGRRGLDLLKDGVPPAEAIRRLLADDAGADRRQLGLINMKGEAAAFTGAACGAWAGDRQGKNYTVQANIMVGPEVVAAVADSFEQTEGTGMPLAERLILALEAGQARGGDKRWGLFQSAAVKVADPNHPGRGGDHISLAIEVGEHPEPVQELKRIYYRTSGRLGWREFSEIRGSDVIELKRMLHALGYWRQDLAAFPDPPQYDIPESLRTSDPKAYADRLAAFRARRDAFESAFALYDGDAMDAVDAFRQARGLVYEGNARGLVDRRLVEALRQAYYSRPKPPQP
- a CDS encoding sigma 54-interacting transcriptional regulator, with translation MNTRALKYLAGLPPEGPFRCTLPRGRTQDLEKVSKAPSAAIYLVDNADLAGFRTMIDLVVDRGMKNVHKGLKAYLTGSPAGKIPLVEGVYRSAGQLQRSVCDFLKRTGSGSMQLRAIVGVPPDLFDSLWTMAKTDPTGGDTAAPATGAAGVATQPPAAPETESVTAGDGSLIQLIGYHAEARGLESKFVGQSVEAELVRQLIVQAARAECAVLIVGDTGTGKNIVAQEIHSLSRRGRNRFVPVNCGAIPLNLLESEFFGYKKGAFTDAQADRIGLWEAANHGTIFLDEVAELPLPHQAKILRVLDDKAILPLGAREPVQLDVRVLAATNRDLFSMVQRGEFREDLYYRLRGMLIRTPALRRHLDDVPRLAQHFWQRVTRNPSSTLPDDILNELRSYAWPGNARELRMVLSSLHAMFGDRPLTTQHLRAIFKLDGQQEAKEPPPADEREFSLHRAECLRHLRRTQEVLQAVRVVLQPVIAQRNPPADAVERLRTDMLLRSNEVDMLCARPLLFHSEVVFNTIHGLKGKVAYLLGVLADDAARAVQYARAVLRPELEQAGSIVFKEVERLLEKM